Genomic segment of Plectropomus leopardus isolate mb unplaced genomic scaffold, YSFRI_Pleo_2.0 unplaced_scaffold1375, whole genome shotgun sequence:
ACATTTAAcgactgcaaatataaaaaaatctctgttttattacaataaatacCAGGATAAAAGGTGAGTTGTTTGGCAGACGTTTGTCCAAAAACTGTCAACAGCAAGTTAAAGCGACCGCAAACAAACAGGGGAAGGAAGTACTCTGCCAATTTTTGGGGAAAACTAGCTCATACTGTATGTTGAGATGCACAGCTTTggagaaaatgtgaaagaatttcgatttttttaaatatattttttttcttcttttcttttaccgtctttgtttaatgttgcaaatctttttcaaattaagatttatgcagaaaaaaaatcagaattatgTCTTCTGGTGAGCCCTCAGTAACAAGAGTTATCAACCAAAgtgagagaaaattaaaaattgtgccatattttacaagaaaaaagcaaaaagtgaaGAGAAGTGAGGggaaaattaattttgtgttaagagtagttgtttttttgacattttgtttattgatttaacTTTTTAGGAACAGTCATAAAGTGATCTTTAATTGAGTTTTTCTACACACTGAACaatttttccccaattttttaAACCATAGAAACaatatcaaagaaaacaaactaaaaaatcaaataacagACAGATTTAcggtaaaaaaaagagagaaaatacagagtttaatacacatatttaaacaaaaaagggcGTTTTggggaaataaacattttccacATTTAGTTTCCTGAAGCCTAAAGAGCgactttttaatctttaatgaTCTGTTGGTGAAATCAGATCGTTTCGGGGAGCTCTTCGTGGTTATAGACGACTGCGATAGATCATAAATCTACAAAATCACACTCGAGTTTTTGTGTGAAACAGCTAACGCACCTTCAGCGCTCTGAAGCGCTCAGACTGCTTCGTGGATTCGACTTCACTCGAAGCTCCGTTCTCCAAAATCTCCtgcaaaaacaggaataaaaaatgatttctggATCTTTGAGAAGATAAAATAgaaatttgttcatttattcattttacttaaagcctttgaaaaacacattggGGGTGAACGCTCTTTTTCAATGCcagtttcaataaaaataaaaaattaaaaaataaataaatctaaaaacaacgAGAGTGGGATCAGACATTAAATCTTGGATTTCTCTCAGTGACGACAGCTGAAACTTTTGCAGAAGCGTTtatataaaaagtcaaatatttttaacgGACTTTGATGACTCTGAGCGAATGTCCTCCGAGACAGGGGAGTCCTCTGAGCTGCCTCGTGTCCGTCACCGGCGCGGGCAGAGCCTTCAACACGGCGGCGGCCCGTCTGAACGCGACGCCTCGTCCGTCCTCGTCACTGAGCTCGGCGTTTTCAGCCAGCAGCGACAGAGCATCCTGAGACAGGAAATATGACATCATGTTATGTTTTAACCATTTAGAGCccggatcgacatcagttttgtcgttctgcgttcagacgccttcacaagcgctgaaacctgaaaaactggtttgatttctttcgaaaacattggaaaaaggcaatgagcaatttggcaaaaaatgtctagaaaataaaaataaataaatacattctaaaaaaggaaaaaaggaaaacaaaagttaaatttgacaaggaaaaaaataaattatgtatgGGGAGATAATTagatattttccaaaaaaaaaaaagccaaaaaatgtccagaaaactattttatattaccgaaaaatagatatattgttttgttttattttattttggcactaATCATTttcttatctatttttttaaaacttaaaaactttaaaaaattacctggaaaaaccTCAtaacaattttcattttttaactaatttttgggctaactaattttctttaaatttttttttttaatttaatatgacTTGTGACTCAGCGTGATTTAGAAAAAAGTCCAGCCATTtggttcaggtttcaaagggttaactaacaTCGGTGTGGTATGTGTGACATATGAGACGTGTTTTCTGGGGGACATTACGGTGAGGACGGTGTTGTGGTTGTCCAGAGTCGTCCTCCTCTGACAGGCGTAACTCgggacagaaaacaacatttttttgtttgattctttAATCTGCTGCTcctgaaagacacagagagaaatttaagagCCGAACAACTACCAACAAAATCCAACATTCAAACATTAAACTGCTGAAAGAGACATTTTGGACTTCAGTGAAAGacaaaatgcatgaaaacagcaaacGCAGGTATTCGATttatcatttaaccctttgaaacttgggaaAATTTGcttaattctttcaaaaacatgagaagaaaataatgagcaacttgagaagaaaaatatacaaaaatgaacaagaaattcataaaaagtacaagaaaattaccagaatcttggtaaaaaaaaaaaaaatttaaaaaaaaaaattaaaaaaaaaggaaaaacaaaacaaaaaaataaggaaattacctgaatatttgtaaaaaaaaaaaaaaaaaaaggagaaaaacaaaacaatacaaaaaacaaggaaattacagGAAAACCTGCATAggaattataatattttttaaaaataatttccaataAATCATTATGGTTATTATAAATCTAATtctatggacattttttcccgtctttttaaaagaaatcagtttgctcagagttcaaaggtttaaataaatgaatgaagcacaagaaaagtgatgtcagtccaggtctcaaagagttaattaagaacattttcattgtaaataaatattaactttttattgTGGTAATATTGTGCCATCGGTTTTTGGAATCATTACATATTACatctctaaaataataataaaaatttcaCGTTTATTACAGTAAAGGAAGCTGTACCTGGAGTTTATGTCTGTCCAGGACGTCCACAGGACGTCCTGCTCGCATGCTCTCCGTGTACCAGCTGATGTCCAGCAGCTGAGCGtctgtttgacctttgacctgcgaGTCGAGCCACGCTCTGACCTCATCGCCAGAGTTGTTCTCAGAAATCACGTGAGTGACGCTTTCGCTGTGGGAGGACGATATTCTG
This window contains:
- the LOC121964032 gene encoding DNA nucleotidylexotransferase-like isoform X2 translates to MSVRMLVSLRNKCRISSSHSESVTHVISENNSGDEVRAWLDSQVKGQTDAQLLDISWYTESMRAGRPVDVLDRHKLQDALSLLAENAELSDEDGRGVAFRRAAAVLKALPAPVTDTRQLRGLPCLGGHSLRVIKEILENGASSEVESTKQSERFRALKVR
- the LOC121964032 gene encoding DNA nucleotidylexotransferase-like isoform X1, producing the protein MSVRMLVSLRNKCRISSSHSESVTHVISENNSGDEVRAWLDSQVKGQTDAQLLDISWYTESMRAGRPVDVLDRHKLQEQQIKESNKKMLFSVPSYACQRRTTLDNHNTVLTDALSLLAENAELSDEDGRGVAFRRAAAVLKALPAPVTDTRQLRGLPCLGGHSLRVIKEILENGASSEVESTKQSERFRALKVR